In a genomic window of Deltaproteobacteria bacterium:
- a CDS encoding ubiquinol-cytochrome c reductase iron-sulfur subunit, whose protein sequence is MEIDRRDFLKYSIWGLGCFIGASLFAPAATYFLSPVWKESDLDWVFLGEADTIPVDKPTKVDFVQRRKDGWMTVEERRSAWVVTKDGKEFTIFDPHCTHLGCPYRWDNAKNEFLCPCHAAVFDMNGNVISGPPPRPLDRYAVKVENGKLWVLPTLKRA, encoded by the coding sequence ATGGAAATTGATCGTAGAGATTTTTTAAAATATTCAATTTGGGGTCTGGGCTGTTTCATCGGTGCTTCTCTTTTTGCGCCGGCCGCCACCTATTTTTTGTCTCCCGTCTGGAAGGAAAGCGATCTTGACTGGGTTTTCTTAGGAGAAGCCGACACCATCCCCGTCGACAAACCCACAAAAGTTGATTTTGTTCAAAGACGCAAAGATGGCTGGATGACCGTTGAAGAGCGGCGTTCCGCGTGGGTCGTGACGAAAGACGGAAAGGAATTCACGATTTTTGATCCACACTGTACCCATCTGGGATGTCCCTACCGCTGGGATAACGCGAAGAATGAATTTTTATGTCCGTGTCACGCGGCCGTGTTTGACATGAATGGCAACGTGATTTCGGGGCCGCCGCCCAGACCGCTGGACCGCTACGCCGTCAAAGTGGAAAACGGAAAACTGTGGGTACTGCCTACACTAAAGAGGGCTTGA